The Echinicola rosea genome has a segment encoding these proteins:
- a CDS encoding AMP-binding protein: protein MKDFPWFKFYPKSVPQEVDVEAYSSVAGLFEESVQKYGKAVAYECMGKKISFLEVDRLSKDFASYLQNELKLQKGDRIAIQMPNLLQYPVAMFGALRAGLVVVNTNPLYTPHEMEHQFKDAGISAVVIVANFASNLEEILPKLDVKHIILTEIGDLLGGFKGSIVNLAVKYIKKMVPAYNLPNAIKFNDALSIGAHHNLTPVDLNLADTAYLQYTGGTTGVSKGAELTHGNIIANMQQISAWMRPKLKEGEELVVTALPMYHIFALTVNCLAMLKIGAHNLLITNPRDMKAFCKDLRKHKFSVITGVNTLFNGLLNQESFRNLDFSYLKISVGGGMAVQKYVAEKWSTVTGTPLAEGYGLTETSPVACCNPIDGTERIGTIGLPLPNTEVKIVDDEGNELSNGEKGELCIKGPQVMKGYWNRPKETNDVMLGEWLKTGDIGIITDDGFIKIVDRKKEMILVSGFNVYPNEVEDAIATHDKVMEVGVIGMPDEHSTEKVIAYVVPNDPSVTSAEIIKHCRESLTNYKVPREVHFVDELPKSNVGKILRRIIKEDHIKKSA from the coding sequence ATGAAAGATTTCCCTTGGTTTAAGTTTTATCCCAAATCAGTCCCCCAGGAAGTAGATGTAGAAGCCTACTCCAGTGTGGCGGGATTATTCGAAGAGTCTGTACAAAAATATGGAAAGGCGGTAGCCTATGAATGCATGGGCAAAAAAATCAGTTTCCTTGAAGTAGATCGGCTCTCCAAGGACTTTGCATCTTACCTACAAAATGAACTTAAGCTCCAAAAGGGAGATCGAATAGCCATCCAGATGCCCAATTTGCTACAATATCCCGTAGCCATGTTCGGTGCATTAAGGGCTGGGTTGGTAGTTGTCAACACCAACCCGCTCTACACGCCACACGAAATGGAACACCAATTTAAGGATGCCGGTATCTCAGCAGTGGTCATTGTGGCCAATTTTGCCAGCAACCTTGAGGAAATCCTCCCCAAGCTGGATGTGAAGCACATCATTCTCACCGAAATCGGTGACCTGCTGGGTGGCTTTAAAGGCAGCATTGTAAACCTTGCAGTCAAATACATCAAAAAGATGGTGCCGGCCTATAACCTTCCCAATGCGATAAAATTCAACGATGCCCTCTCCATCGGGGCCCACCATAACCTGACCCCTGTCGATCTCAACTTAGCGGACACTGCCTATCTCCAATATACCGGAGGGACTACGGGCGTCTCCAAAGGAGCCGAACTCACCCATGGAAACATCATTGCCAATATGCAACAGATTTCTGCCTGGATGAGACCGAAGCTGAAAGAAGGTGAAGAGCTGGTCGTTACAGCTCTCCCCATGTATCATATCTTTGCACTGACGGTAAACTGCCTGGCCATGCTCAAGATCGGTGCACACAACCTGCTCATCACCAATCCACGGGACATGAAGGCATTTTGCAAAGATTTGCGTAAACACAAATTCAGTGTGATCACTGGGGTAAATACGCTCTTCAATGGTCTCCTGAACCAAGAGTCTTTTAGAAACCTGGATTTTAGCTACCTCAAAATATCTGTAGGCGGCGGAATGGCTGTCCAAAAATACGTAGCGGAAAAATGGTCCACCGTCACAGGCACCCCACTGGCAGAAGGCTATGGCCTTACAGAAACTTCCCCAGTAGCCTGCTGCAACCCCATCGACGGCACCGAACGAATCGGTACGATCGGCCTCCCGCTTCCCAATACGGAAGTAAAAATAGTGGATGACGAAGGTAATGAACTGTCAAATGGTGAAAAAGGTGAACTCTGCATCAAAGGCCCCCAAGTGATGAAGGGATACTGGAACAGACCGAAAGAAACCAATGATGTCATGCTCGGTGAGTGGCTCAAAACCGGGGACATCGGCATCATTACCGACGATGGATTCATCAAAATCGTCGATCGTAAAAAAGAAATGATTCTGGTATCGGGCTTTAACGTCTATCCCAATGAAGTAGAAGATGCTATCGCTACCCATGACAAGGTCATGGAAGTAGGCGTTATCGGCATGCCTGACGAACATTCCACCGAAAAGGTCATTGCCTACGTCGTCCCCAATGACCCATCTGTGACTTCTGCCGAGATCATCAAACACTGCCGGGAAAGCCTGACAAACTACAAGGTCCCCCGGGAGGTTCATTTCGTGGATGAATTGCCCAAGTCCAATGTGGGGAAAATACTCCGCAGAATCATTAAAGAGGACCACATCAAAAAATCTGCTTGA
- a CDS encoding DinB family protein, which yields MMTNKIDQWKGSLATTTQDFKDAFQRLNKDELYRKPNPDTWSIAENIQHLIVINKSYFPIFEQIVEGSYQKPFIGNIGFLNRALGNMILKSVAPDNAKKIKTIPVWKPEKYEEHRQEELLEVFEKHQKTLTDWIDRLKPALEKGQVIHSPANRLIAYPLDMALDIITTHERRHLKQAKRILE from the coding sequence ATGATGACAAATAAAATAGATCAATGGAAAGGTAGTCTGGCGACTACCACGCAGGATTTCAAGGATGCATTTCAGCGCCTAAATAAGGATGAACTGTATCGAAAACCCAATCCCGATACGTGGAGCATTGCTGAGAACATCCAGCACCTTATTGTGATCAATAAAAGTTATTTTCCGATTTTCGAACAGATCGTGGAGGGAAGCTACCAAAAGCCATTTATAGGCAATATTGGTTTCTTGAACCGGGCGCTTGGGAATATGATTTTAAAATCCGTGGCACCCGATAATGCTAAAAAGATCAAGACCATCCCGGTTTGGAAGCCTGAAAAATATGAGGAGCACAGACAAGAGGAATTGTTGGAGGTGTTTGAGAAGCATCAGAAAACGCTTACGGATTGGATTGATCGACTAAAACCGGCACTGGAAAAGGGACAGGTCATCCATTCGCCAGCAAATAGGTTAATTGCCTATCCGTTGGATATGGCTTTGGACATCATCACTACCCATGAGAGAAGACATTTAAAGCAGGCAAAGCGCATTTTGGAGTGA
- a CDS encoding acyl-CoA thioesterase has product MFEYNPDKHYPKETESRSLIRFQDCDPLRHLNNAKYFDYYFNAREDQVPKLYGVEMFDMIKKYQAAWVVYNHNISYIRPAMVGEWVRIMSRILWHDENTVVLEYYMTDDSKKELKNVLWTTLKYVGLEDGKIRPHKGAIKDFLKATSDNFDIRQHAIVERVKLLKQRLQAND; this is encoded by the coding sequence ATGTTTGAATACAACCCAGATAAACATTACCCTAAAGAAACCGAAAGCAGGTCATTGATCCGTTTTCAAGACTGTGACCCATTAAGGCATCTCAACAACGCCAAGTACTTTGATTATTACTTCAATGCCCGAGAAGACCAAGTACCGAAGCTATATGGTGTGGAGATGTTTGACATGATCAAAAAGTACCAGGCCGCTTGGGTCGTTTACAATCACAACATTTCCTACATCCGACCTGCAATGGTAGGCGAATGGGTCCGTATTATGAGCCGCATTTTATGGCATGATGAAAACACTGTGGTCTTAGAATATTACATGACGGATGACAGCAAAAAGGAACTGAAAAATGTCCTCTGGACTACTTTAAAGTACGTCGGCCTAGAAGATGGCAAAATCCGACCCCATAAGGGTGCAATCAAAGATTTCCTAAAAGCTACCTCTGATAATTTTGACATCCGTCAACACGCCATTGTAGAGCGTGTCAAACTACTAAAGCAGCGCCTACAAGCCAACGATTAA
- the bioB gene encoding biotin synthase BioB: MTEIRNNWTRQEIKEIFDAPIMELMYKAATVHREFHDPQEVQVCTLLSVKTGGCPEDCAYCPQAARYHTDVKVHKLLDVEEVINRAADAKAAGSTRFCMGAAWREVRDNRDFDKVLDMVKGVNNMGMEVCCTLGMLSEDQAKKLKDAGLYAYNHNLDTSEDHYNEIITTRNYDDRLDTLDNVRKADISVCSGGIIGLGENLDDRVGMLHTLATLPSHPESVPVNALVPVEGTPLEKQERVSVWEMVRMIATARIIMPKSMVRLSAGRVRMNTEEQALCFMAGANSIFAGDKLLTTPNPEEDMDKKLFQTLNLKPRKAFKDQEVGV; the protein is encoded by the coding sequence ATGACTGAAATTAGAAACAACTGGACAAGACAAGAAATCAAGGAGATCTTTGACGCCCCGATCATGGAGCTCATGTATAAAGCGGCTACTGTACACCGTGAATTTCACGATCCGCAGGAAGTACAAGTATGCACCTTACTTTCTGTAAAAACCGGGGGTTGCCCTGAGGATTGTGCCTATTGCCCTCAGGCGGCACGGTACCATACAGACGTAAAAGTGCACAAACTTCTTGATGTAGAAGAGGTGATCAATAGGGCAGCAGATGCGAAAGCGGCAGGAAGTACCCGTTTCTGCATGGGAGCAGCTTGGCGCGAAGTACGAGACAATAGGGACTTTGACAAGGTACTAGACATGGTGAAAGGGGTGAATAATATGGGAATGGAAGTATGCTGTACCCTGGGCATGCTATCAGAAGATCAGGCCAAAAAGCTGAAAGATGCTGGGCTGTACGCGTATAACCATAACCTGGACACCAGTGAGGATCATTACAATGAAATCATCACGACGAGAAATTACGATGATAGATTGGATACATTGGATAATGTCCGCAAAGCGGATATTTCTGTTTGCTCAGGTGGGATCATTGGTCTTGGTGAAAATTTGGATGATCGTGTGGGGATGCTGCACACCCTGGCGACGCTTCCGTCACACCCCGAATCTGTTCCAGTAAATGCGCTGGTACCCGTAGAAGGAACTCCGCTGGAAAAGCAGGAGCGTGTTTCTGTTTGGGAAATGGTCAGAATGATCGCCACCGCTAGGATCATCATGCCAAAATCCATGGTGAGATTGTCAGCGGGGCGCGTAAGAATGAATACAGAGGAACAGGCACTTTGCTTTATGGCTGGAGCCAATTCCATCTTTGCAGGTGATAAGCTGCTGACGACTCCAAATCCTGAAGAGGATATGGACAAAAAGCTCTTTCAAACGTTAAACCTTAAGCCAAGAAAAGCCTTCAAGGATCAAGAAGTCGGCGTCTGA
- a CDS encoding DinB family protein — protein sequence MNKKLIPEVDEYGPFYDTYVSKVRGENVEELMLSQVEDLRKYFEGVSEEDATKGYEDGKWSLKEVVGHINDTEKVMLFRALAIARKDKQELPGMDQEAYVKAAQFNNRPLAELLEDFELTRYVIRNFFRSLPEEAYTYTGTANEYSMSVRSFLFIIPGHFKHHMQILRERY from the coding sequence ATGAACAAAAAACTGATTCCAGAAGTGGACGAATATGGCCCATTCTACGACACCTATGTTTCGAAAGTCCGTGGGGAAAATGTCGAGGAACTGATGCTTTCTCAGGTAGAGGATTTGAGGAAATATTTTGAAGGAGTTTCGGAGGAAGACGCCACCAAAGGCTACGAAGATGGAAAATGGAGCCTTAAGGAGGTCGTTGGCCATATCAACGACACGGAAAAGGTCATGCTTTTCAGGGCCTTGGCCATCGCCAGAAAGGACAAGCAAGAACTCCCAGGCATGGATCAAGAAGCATATGTAAAAGCGGCCCAATTTAACAACAGGCCACTTGCGGAGCTATTGGAAGACTTTGAATTGACGCGTTATGTCATTCGTAATTTTTTTAGATCACTACCAGAAGAGGCCTATACCTACACTGGGACGGCTAATGAATATTCCATGAGCGTCCGCTCTTTCCTGTTCATCATCCCCGGACATTTCAAGCATCACATGCAGATTTTGAGAGAACGATATTGA